A genomic region of Caldivirga sp. contains the following coding sequences:
- a CDS encoding acyl CoA:acetate/3-ketoacid CoA transferase produces MAITKLTDVEEALSSIKDNSVVAISGFNAATMPEYLIIKLFDLYRRTGHPSGLFIVSDTLPAANNHGLDLVAKSMYDEGDFNFIRGFMLPFLGQSPWLQRLALENRVEAYTWPIGVSAHWFRSKALGLPVITKVGLGTFLDPRQDGIYLNDLAREHKVCKVELIEIKGEEYLMYDCPKPNAALIRGSTADELGNLSMEDEAIYGTVLAITQATKAMPNPGVVIAQVMYVSKAGSIRPKSVHVPGPLIDYVVEAPMEYHIQSASIKYDPRVCGRVTPSNICLQQDGKLDLEKVIARRVTVELVNLLGKVGRPLIVNLGIGIPSTVARVISEEGLGDLIFTTVESGPWGGIALNGDDFGVAIAPFAVIPMPDQFTIYEGGAINAASLGFMQVGPRGDVNPSFLPERLPGPGGFPSIVHGAPRIYFAGAFTAGKRDIRVENGRLTIGKDGDIVKFVRKPYKIAFNAELALKAGKEVMYITERAIFRLTPEGLLLEEYAPGVDIERDILSKMEFKPQISRDIRQMEPELFREGKIGLREVALKMLKQ; encoded by the coding sequence ATGGCTATTACCAAGCTTACTGATGTAGAGGAGGCGTTAAGTAGCATTAAAGATAATTCTGTAGTAGCTATTTCAGGCTTCAACGCAGCCACAATGCCTGAGTACCTCATAATAAAGCTCTTCGACTTATATAGGAGAACTGGGCATCCCAGTGGCCTATTCATAGTATCCGACACGTTACCTGCAGCTAATAATCATGGTCTTGACCTAGTGGCTAAGTCAATGTACGATGAGGGTGACTTCAACTTCATTAGAGGTTTCATGCTTCCATTCCTAGGTCAATCACCATGGCTTCAACGCCTAGCCCTTGAGAATAGGGTTGAGGCCTATACTTGGCCAATAGGCGTATCGGCGCATTGGTTTAGGAGTAAGGCGCTTGGCTTACCGGTTATAACTAAGGTTGGTTTAGGAACATTCCTGGATCCAAGGCAGGATGGTATATATTTGAATGACTTAGCCAGGGAGCATAAGGTATGTAAGGTTGAGTTAATTGAGATTAAGGGTGAGGAGTACCTAATGTATGATTGCCCAAAGCCTAATGCAGCCTTAATAAGGGGTTCAACAGCTGATGAATTAGGTAACTTAAGCATGGAGGATGAGGCAATATACGGTACTGTATTAGCCATAACCCAGGCCACGAAGGCCATGCCTAATCCAGGTGTAGTCATAGCGCAGGTAATGTATGTGTCTAAGGCTGGTTCAATAAGGCCTAAGAGCGTTCACGTTCCAGGACCATTAATAGACTATGTGGTTGAGGCACCCATGGAGTATCACATTCAATCGGCTTCAATTAAGTACGACCCAAGGGTGTGTGGGCGTGTTACCCCAAGCAACATTTGTCTTCAGCAGGATGGTAAACTGGACTTAGAGAAGGTCATAGCCAGGAGGGTTACTGTTGAATTAGTTAACCTACTTGGTAAGGTTGGTAGGCCGCTCATAGTTAACCTTGGCATTGGAATACCATCAACGGTAGCCAGAGTGATTAGTGAGGAGGGGCTAGGGGACTTAATATTCACAACTGTTGAATCAGGCCCATGGGGTGGAATAGCCTTAAACGGCGACGACTTCGGGGTAGCCATAGCCCCATTCGCTGTAATACCAATGCCGGATCAATTCACGATCTATGAGGGTGGGGCAATTAACGCCGCATCACTCGGCTTCATGCAGGTTGGGCCAAGGGGTGACGTTAACCCAAGCTTCCTACCTGAGAGGCTACCAGGGCCAGGGGGTTTCCCATCAATAGTCCATGGAGCACCCAGGATATACTTCGCAGGGGCCTTCACGGCTGGTAAGAGGGACATTAGGGTTGAGAACGGTAGGTTAACCATTGGTAAGGATGGGGATATTGTTAAGTTCGTTAGGAAGCCCTACAAAATAGCCTTCAACGCTGAATTAGCCCTAAAGGCTGGGAAGGAGGTCATGTACATAACGGAAAGGGCCATATTCAGGTTAACGCCAGAGGGCCTACTGCTTGAGGAGTATGCGCCAGGGGTGGACATTGAGAGGGATATATTAAGCAAGATGGAGTTCAAGCCCCAGATATCCAGGGATATTAGGCAAATGGAGCCTGAATTATTCAGGGAAGGGAAGATAGGGCTTAGGGAAGTGGCCCTAAAGATGCTTAAACAGTAA